The Rutidosis leptorrhynchoides isolate AG116_Rl617_1_P2 unplaced genomic scaffold, CSIRO_AGI_Rlap_v1 contig379, whole genome shotgun sequence DNA window TAGTCCACACCCTTTTGCGTAAATTTTGGCCTCTTTAGCCACAATATTTGTTATGTCATACTGAATTTTTCTTTTGCTAACCTCTTCCAGACTATTTCTTGTTTTGAGCTGTACGTTGACCATCTTGCCTTTGCAGAATGGGCTTGATACAAAGATTGAAAAATCTAGGAAACAGTTGAAGGAAAGAAAGAACAGAGCTAAGAAGATCCGAGGAGTAAAGAAAGTAAGTTAGATTAATAGTGGGTTCTGTCCTTAGTTTCATCTGATACTCTTCATTATATGAGCTAATGGAATTTTGTTCTTCCTGCAGACTAAGGCTTCCGAAGCGGCCAAGAAGAAGTGAGAAATGAACGAGTGGGGAATTTTGAGTAGTCAATCATGTGTTGTTAGGTGATTTTGAAATTGTGTTATGGAATTTGTTTTCATTTGTTACATTGTCTGATCCGGTACATTTGAGAAAACAGTTTTGAGGAACGTACCAGTTTCTGCTCACTTGCCGATTTTCCGTTTTCTTTGTttccaatcgagctttaaaatgaTTAGATGCTGATTTGTTCACATGGTCTTGGCATACGATTTGGGCCTAACTTTGTGTAATAGGTTGGGCCACCTTTATCGAAATAACATCTTAATTGAAACTATGCAAAAAATTTATATGCATATTGCATCTATTTTGGGATGATAGTAGTGTATTTTAAGAGATtataatttgataaaataaaaacgaatattaataaagataaattaGTAGAAAAGGGTTGTGGTATTTAACATGTATGGATTCTATATGGTAGAACAGTTCATCTATTTCGAGTATTTGAaaggaaagatttctttcaaattaAAAGATAATTTTAAGAATGATATGAATAAATCCGACGGTCAACTGGGAGATAAAATTCCATTTCAGCCGTGAAGATGATGGTCAACCGGGAGATAAAACTTCATTTCAACCGTCAGAAGATAGATATTCACAAATTGCAACTCGAAAATGAGCCAAAACATAATTATGCTACACCCCATTAGGCATGAGTTGTATTATTTGATCCAAATATGTAAATAGTTGATGATAAATTTTCCCAAAATTTGCGGAGTTTATTTCTTTCAAGATTTACTTTCCATAAAAGTAAAATGAATCTATGGATTctcaaaaaagaaagaaaaaagttTACTTACGTAATGTTAAGACTATGACTTAATTGGATGATTATCCTGAATTGGGTCAGCCTGACTCATACATCAAATGAACAAATCTACTGCGATTTGCAAAAGAGTGCACCTAAAAAAAAGTACTTTTTTCTTCATGAAATATTTATGTATTGTTCTCCTTTTCACACGTTATTTCCATGGTCAAAGctcaatattttattttaaaaagagCTCGAAAGTTGAAAGtagtaatttttttatatatactatatatatataattatctacgCATTTCTGACTGTGAATGGATTAATATAAAAGAATGATTCACAGGAAAATTTGTTTATGGTAATTAATTTATTATTGAATTATATTTTTCATTTTGGTGTAAGTATTACCTCCATCTTAATGTCGTTTTTCATATTTTTAtccattttaaatattataaatcatttttTTTAGGTTACAATATCACCCATATTTTAACCAATTCAATCACTACGTGATATTCTCTTTATATTTAAGAAAGAGATTAATTAGACAATTTTTTTATACTAAAAATTTATTGAGAATCCAAAACAATTACAATTGATAAAAAAAATTTAGCATTTATTTATGAAAGAGTTGATAAACCATTACTTTTTGGAATTTATTACTATCTCGATATGTcccattaaaaaagaaaaaaaaaacccttTTTGAAAGCTAATAAATACTACTACAAATAAACCCTACAAATTTACCTTATTTTTGAATAGAAATTCATCCTACCTTTAAAAAAAAGACAAAATTTGctttaaaaagtaaaataaaatataataaaataagaagACTGAATGAAGAAGGATACACAGTCAGATGAccgaataataaaataataatattattaacgtgTGGAGGTGAAGTAACTAAACACGTCTCCAAACCACACTGAATCTATAAATTTTATGAACCACCAGCTAACCTATCAATCAACTAACTAACTTTTGATCGATTTGATTGTTCTTTGTCAAGAAATTCAAATTCACATTCTCTTTTTTGGGCTTGATTTGATTCCAACAATCATCACCATGGACGTGGTTGATGATGTCAATGGTGAGAACCCTTTTAACTTGGATTTTCCAGATTCCGGGTTCCCAATTCTATTTTTTAGTTCAATCATGTTGctttaaaaattaattttttggTTTGATTTTCATCATATTTGGATGATATGATCATAACCCAGAAGTCAAATCTTGCTCTGATTGCTCTTTTGAACTTGTATCATGTTAATTCTCTGATCAACATACGTTGACGTTCTGTTGATTTTATGTTTAGCTAATTGTAGTTTGCTTTGATTGTAATTTATTGACAGTGGTGAAATCTAAAGATGGGACTATCTCTGTCGCTTCAGCATTTCCTGGTCATCAAGAAGGTAATGCCTTTCTCTGCAAGACAGTGTTATCGTAGTATACCTTTTCGATCATGGATCAGATCGTGTAATTGAGCTTAGTTTAATGATTGCATATGTTGATTCATTAGTTTAAGTTTAACCCCCTTTCGTATCGAAAGCTATTATTATGAATGAGATCAAAGATCTAAACTTAGAATGTTTTAGTCTTTTGACTCTTTCATGGGATATACTCTGTTTGAGCTGTAAATTTAGTATTTGTAATCTTGTACGTATGTATGTGGGTTTATTGAAACAGCTGTACAGGATAGAGACCACAAGTTCTTAACACAAGCAGTTGGGGAAGCATATAAAGGGGTTGACTGTGGAGATGGAGGCCCGTTTGGAGCAGTCGTTGTCCGGAACGATGAGGTAGTCGTAAGCTGCCACAACATGGTCTTGAAGAACACTGATCCAACTGCTCATGCTGAGGTTACTGCCATTAGAGAGGTCAGTGAAACAAATACTATTCTTTTCATTATTTTCTACATTGACGATGAGATATTTAGTTCTAGAATTAGTTATATTCTGTTTGCTCCTCTCTTTGTATGTACACATATTGTCTTGATCTGAGAAATAATGCAATTTAAATTGAATTCAACAACATTTCTCTTCTCCGTCCAAGCTTACATTCAAGTTTTTGACAATTGGAGCCCTCTATTGACTGTTTATTCTTTTTACAAAGTGCAATTCTATGACTCATCTTTACATTTGACCTGAAATTATACTTGCGTGGTTTGTCTTCTGGAATGCTGTTAAATTTCACTGGATCTAATGATTACCGTATATATTGTTTTCACAGGCATGTAAGAAGCTGAATCAGATTGAGCTGTCAGACTGTgaaatatatgcatcttgtgagcCTTGCCCCATGTGCTTTGGTGCCATACATCTTTCTAGAATCAAGGTAAGATATTCAAATCCCTGGTGATATTTGAACCATTAGAAGAGTCTTTGTCGTCTTTGTCCATCTGAAAATTCTAATCGTCCCTCTGTAACAGAGGCTGGTTTATGGAGCCAAAGCAGAAGCTGCTATAGCAATTGGTTTTGACGATTTCATTGCCGATGCATTAAGGGGTACTGGCTTCTATCAGAAAGCTAACTTAGAGATCAAGAAAGCTGATGGCACTGGTGCTGCTCTTGCTGAGCAAGTATTCCAGAAGACGAAAGAAAAGTTTGCAATGTACTAATCCTTTCCCACTGTATTTATATTTAATGACAACATTATTGAACAAATGCATGCACAAATAGTTGGTTTCATTTCACGTTACAAACTTCCCTTTGTTTATTATGCTTCTTCTCTATTTCAAGAAGTGTAAAATAAATATTCTTATTTCTTAATGACAAAAGGAAGATTGATTGATTTCTAGAATCAAGTTCCGTGATGATTGGAAGCATTCATGTCAGTTTCTTCGCTTTTTAAACTTGTTTCGGGGTGACTGTTATTTACATAACGCGACCTAGAGATGAGACAAAATTATGTCATACCACCGTTCATTCAATATTTTTGGAGCATGTTTAATTTTGCTTCAAACGGCCTCAAAATATGTTTTATAATTAGAAATTACACATAACTCAACTTTTAAGAGTGTTTTGCTTTAGACACGAAATGAAAGCACCGAAATCCTAACCATTAAGGAAATGTCGACGTGGCACTAACGAGTGGCGGAACAGAAACCAGACCTAGATTTGACAGGATTGTTACGGGTCGACCCGAAAAGTTTAGGCCCACATTCCAAGATGCCCTTAATTATGAGGCCCGTATATGATCTGGCTCACATTCATGGCGGCATAAACAAAATCCAGCCCGGATTCGATTCAATTCGGCCCAGATAATAGGCCCATATTTGACGTGGCCGACATGTGACGGGCCCCGTTAGCAGCACAGCTGTCAAGTGATGTCTCATAATTTGAGTTTTAGACATTGGGATACCCAAATGTGTTTGGGCTCGTTAAAAATTCGACCCATGGGTAATAGTTTACGGAAAATCGGATTTCGAAAGATAATTGCTACCTGAATATGAAATTATTTTATACCACAAATGCAATTATTCCGGATTACTGGTATAAGACAAATGGAAAATTGTCAGGTATGACTCCATATTTCATTGTATTAGTTCTGGTATAcatatagtaaaaaaaaaaaatgttcgtaaAATCACAAGACGAATCCAAAAGGTTGGTTATCCCAACTCACATTTGGGATTTCGATTCTTAAATCAAGTAACAATCTAACCAACAAGAAGAAATAAATTAGTTTTGAGAAATTTGAAAATTGAGAACGACCATGATGACCGGTTCACTCACTATATAGCCTCGGCTTCTTCCTATCGACATAAACTACGTCTGACGATGATGTAGCCTGCTTGCATCTGCTCTAGTATGAAGATGATGATCAAAACTTGAGATGGAAGCAACAATTTAAGTCATTTTAACTTGGATCTGCCTATGGATATGTACTAGGAACTCGACGTAAGAAAGCCCCCCAGTCGGATTCTTGTCTTCAACCATATATGATAGGAAAGTCATCCCTGCAAGACACAAACAACCAAAACAGAATTTAACCACAAAGAAAATGACACATCCGTCAAATCTCAAATATCAAATATCGGCAGCATTTTTCAATTGCATGGATACATATCTATCTAATTCACTCACCTGATTGATCTCCCTTCTTGCACAACCTTAATCTGAAAGAATATTAATGGAAAATGAGCATTAGTGTATGATAAAACAGAACTCTTGAAAGATTTACGATGTAATTGGTGTTGCTGGTAAAATGATAATATCTATCATACCGAAGGTAGGAACATCTTTGGCGCCGTATCTCATCTACTACGTCATTCAATTTTTTCGACAAAGGATTGCCGTGTTGCTGCAGCACAAACTGAgcacaaagttttggaactattagTACCAGTCATGACCAAGTCATCTCATGCATCTCAGAAGGGAAAGACAAATACCTGAGTAGGGATTTCATCAACCGAAGAGAAGCCAAACAGTTGCTGCAAGATGTTTGTATCGACAGAGTTCCCAATATATATTAAAGCATCTTCACCATTCTCAAGAAGATAAATCCCGTCGTCACTGATGTTTTCACTAGTCAGCGGAAGTGATTGAGGAATAATAGATTCATCACCCTCCTGTAAAGAAAACAAGCACAAAGCACAGATTGTCTCAAGACCATACCAAACTACAATAAAATATTAAAGGATGGTATAGTTCATACATTTGAATCTAGGTCATGGATAGCCATCATCCTTGGATACACAAGAGGAACCACTAAAGGAGTGGCAAGGGAGGAAATGTGATTGATCCAGAAAGATCGATCGTCGATTCTCCCATCAGCTTTAAATCCTATACTTTTAGTCAACGCTGAAGGAAACATATGAAAAACAAAGTATTCAATTAACAAATGTAACAAACAAAAGAATCAGACAAGGATGTAAAATGGAAACTGGCATAATTAAAGTACATGATAAAAGGATAATTCTGGCATGGTTCCTAAATTTACGTATAAATTTGTAACATACCAAGGATGTATAAAGGTAGAAGCTTAAGTGCCTCTGGAAGGATAAGTTGTCCAGATGATGATACAGTGGCACAGAATTTGCGATATGCAAGCAGTACATTGACGCAAAGGTTAATCACTTGTTCTCGAACTAGCACGACTGGCGTTGTAGGAATTTGATCTGCCGCTGCATTATGGGAAAAAAGAAAAAACAATAGTGAGTTCATAAATATACTTTTGGCACAAATTTTTATATCAAAAAGAGTAAACGAGTTTATCCTGAGTTCAACGAGTCTGACGTCAAGCTCGTACAAAAGTGAGTTCATCACTGAGTCAAACTCGAATGACCAAGTCAACTCACAAACTCGGACGTGTTGACTCGCAAGTTTGAGTAGACAGATCGAAGTCGAGAGCTAAATCATCATTTGGGCATACAGAAACAAAAGCTAAAAACAACTTTAACAAACCGAACAATGGATTGGAAAAGATTACCTTGTTTAGAGAAACATGCAAATTGTGTATCCAAGTCAGCAGCTCGGAAAAGATTACTCAGATTACTAGTGCATGGCAAAGATAAAGTCATAACTCGAATTCTTCTTTGGCCATATACAGTAGTATAAAGAAGCGCGCACTAAAGTGAAGCAAAAGTGAGTACTTTAGCTGTCATGAACAAAATAAGAATTCCACACCAATGGGGAAGTCTAATAACAAAAGAGTAAAAGACAGCGAGGAGATTACTAGTTGATACCTGAAAAGAACATTCTGAGCCATCCTGCAACTTGTCATCGTGTTTCAAGGTTACCATGATAGATTTGTCACAATCAATCTGTATACCACAGAAAAGACAAATCCCAAATAAGTTTACCACTAAGCCAACCGAATATATCTTCACTAAAACATGCACAAGGAGAATAATAGGCATTTACACCCGTGGCCACGGGAAACTATGTAATATCGAGAGTTTTTCGAATTCTTCAACTGGGAAAGAGAGTTCAAACCTAACTTAATATTAAAGTCAAAATAACCAATCCCCATAAcgagattattattactattttttcttttgcagaaaatgaaaagaaagaaagaaaaaagttTTGGTCAGTACGAAGGGGTTGGTCTATCAAAACGTAGGTTAAATTCAGATTACGAAGAATAAAATTCCAAGTATAGAAAACAAGCACAATGAGAatgaaatgtttagtttaattataCAAACCCCAGGCAAGTCAACATCTGTAGGAATGCGTTTGCAAAAGTTCCCATGGTACTCTTGAACTTGAACACCCTAcagaaaatgacaataaattaacttCCAACATGAAGAAAACCATAGCCTATAACCGAACAGCAGTCCCTAGAGGATGAAAAGAAACAAAAAGTTGTACAATCATGTAAAGATTACCTGGCTACATCTCACACGCATCACTGCCTCAAAACCTTGGGGCCTCGTAACATTCCACCTCAGATCATTGTAAAGCTTTGCAGGATCATCAGACAGAGCTGAAAATGGGTAATAATAGTAGACCTGGACAAGAGAAAATAACAAATCAGGACAAGTAGAGACATTAACATAAGACGGCAATCTCCATTCAACAAGCTTAGAACTCTCTACTGAGGAAGGGAAGTTTAATGTCCAGGTGAGTTTCACGAGCAAgtcatttaaaacataaaaaaggcACATAACATGACAGAGGAACAAAACATGTAGCAATACCTGTCCTCCAGTAGTTCGCGGGATGACAGAGATAGAGGCAATGTCTGTGTAAGTCTGAGTGGTTAAAAATACATCTACGCAGACCTGAAGCATATTTGGAAGAGAAATGATAAGCCCAATAAAGTATTCCACCAAATGCAGCACAGACCAACATCAAAGAGGCTGAGTTAAAGATCATATATGCTCGTTGAATCACCTGATACTCAGCAAGTTCCATTGCCATTGCCTTTAAAGTTTTGTCAGCTGGCTGGAGTAGTTTATGTGCCTCCTGAAAAGGAATAAAAGAAAGCAAAATAAAGAGCTAGACACTGTTGCAAATGTAGGATGGAGTTAAATCCACATATGCATATTAAGAGTTCTGCATATTTATTTAACATAGTTTATGGATAGAACAAACATAATATTGCATACCTTGTCACCTGCGGAAATATTGCTTCTTCCCTCGGCCTCTCTAGCAGAAAGAGACCCAATGCCTAGTGATGGCAAGACTGCATACAAGTAGCACAATTGCCAGTACAAAACCTTATATTAATGACACCACCCAACTAGGATATATAATAAGCAACAACAATCGAACATTGGCATCAATGGATACTCGATAATTATATTCAAACCAGTGGCTCACCTGATTGGAATACCAAAAGTTTTCCTCCGGTGCTCTTCATCGCCAAGAATGCTGCCTGGAAACAATTAACAAAGTCTAAATATAAggaaaaatggtttcatacacaaAACAATCAAAGAATATCAGCAAGCAGAGACAAGTGGTAGCAGATAAATAGACATTTATTTATTGTTAGCATAAGCAAGTGAGTGCTATTACTGAAAAAGCTATTACTTCATAACAGAAACACACTATTAAGCCCAACAAAATGCATACCTTCACAGCAGCACCAAAAGCTGATTCGGCAGTTCTATTATTCTGAAACATGGATGGAATACTTTCCAGCAATAGCTCCAAATGCGGACGACACTGGATCCAAAAAATCAAGCCAATAATTAATTAAAGCATTTGAAAGTCGTCATGTTAAGAGAATTAAATAGGCCGTTACGAAGCACAAAAGAGTTAAGATTTCAACCTCTGAAATCTGAACAATGACATCTGATTCCAATGGAGTATAGACATCTTGCACATCGGGAACAATCAGCATCAATGGCTGCAAGGAGAAATTAGTGAGTCAAATCATTTTCAAGTATGAAACGTTAAGTAGCCAACAACATTCTGTCGATATAAAAACATCTTATGGAGGGGAACGAAAAAGCAACTGATCCAGAAAAATGTCCAACAATATATCCACTTAAAATGTATGTTTATTCAGTGGACATGACACCTAAGAGGATTTCCTATATCAGTATTAGGTTCTATCTATAATTTGCAAAAGACAGTGAGCAGTAAAACGTTAATTAATAGAGAATAACTAACACGAAAGGATTTAGTATGTACACTCAAGCCATAATGTAACCAAGAAAAAAGGAATAGATTAAAAACAAAAGCCTCATTTGGCAATTTGTGTTCAAACAAGAAATCTTGCATTTTTGAGTGATCAATTCAAGCCTATTTCAATGAGAATCTAAAATAATAGGAAAGCACTAAAGTCATAATCATAAAAAACTGATAGATGATGAATTAAACTAACTATAGCTTTGAATATAATAAAAAATTTAAATATATGTACCTGCTGTAAAGCGCGCTTTAAATTGTAAAAGTGAATTGTTGAATCAAATGTTGCAATCCCCACCCTTGTTTGAGATCCTTCCTGCaataagaaaaagaaaagaagCATAAATAATTAAAATGCTTTCCATGTAGAAGAAACTATAATATACAAAGTGAGAAAATATCTAATAAGAACTACATGCTCACCAAGGGCAAGTCAACAGCCATAAATAATACGAGTTTCGATCTCAAGTTCTTATATTTAACTAAGAAACATTAATGAAAATTCATTTTGAATCTCTAATGTTGCAAACTCTTCAATCGAATAAGCAAAGCAATAAATTATTGTACATATGGGGAGAAAATTCTTGCATATTCTTGTGCATAGGGGGAAACCCCGGCCAAAAACAGGACCAGACTTACCGGGAGATCATCTATCACTTGACTGATTGCACTGCAAGCAGCAGCAGTTGCCCCAGTTTGTACAGCATTCATGGACACATCAACGACAAAGAAATAAACAGCCGGCATCGGATCACGCACCTAAAACATACAAATAGAATTAAGTGTTTTGTATATTATCACAGGAAAAGTAATATGAAAAATAGACATAGAAATAAGAAGGATAGCGCAACACCATGCAAATTCAACCAGAGCGGACATAAAAAAAGGAAGAAGTTGGATAGCATGTTATATCCCATTCATTCGATAACATGTTTGATTTACATCATCAATAATCAAG harbors:
- the LOC139883284 gene encoding guanosine deaminase-like; the protein is MDVVDDVNVVKSKDGTISVASAFPGHQEAVQDRDHKFLTQAVGEAYKGVDCGDGGPFGAVVVRNDEVVVSCHNMVLKNTDPTAHAEVTAIREACKKLNQIELSDCEIYASCEPCPMCFGAIHLSRIKRLVYGAKAEAAIAIGFDDFIADALRGTGFYQKANLEIKKADGTGAALAEQVFQKTKEKFAMY
- the LOC139883289 gene encoding protein transport protein SEC24 C-like, with protein sequence MSAPVPPGAPRQQPPPPQGYNPNAQRAPDSLAANMQNMNLHRPSMANSGPRPPPFGQSPPFPSSRPPPPGAIPRPSGPPPPSTWPQGRPTGPPMGQQQPSPFQSRPPPGSVPPSMAPTGLAMPPPSGAPPSGARPGSFPSSAPLNAPPSSAPTGFASNGPSPPFGGATMPGGPRIPLPPGGVLQQPPLGPPSAMGASRGPPQSMRPFSSSSGVSAPSFPPQPVSGPFSDPSQGVPPFSGPPQGGPAPFGAPSQGVPPFSAQSQGVPTFTAPPQVAPGSMQPPRMYGMPPPPLSHQQPTTISHAIGQGGSPMAGPSKIDRSQIPRPIPSPSVTLHDTRLGNQANPPPPATTDYIVRDTGNCSPRYMRCSINQIPCTVDLLTTSGMQLALLVQPLALLHPSEDPIQTVDLGEGGPVRCSRCKAYINPFMKFIDQGRQFICNLCGFTDETPRDYHCNLGPDGRRRDADERPELCRGTVEFVATREYMVRDPMPAVYFFVVDVSMNAVQTGATAAACSAISQVIDDLPEGSQTRVGIATFDSTIHFYNLKRALQQPLMLIVPDVQDVYTPLESDVIVQISECRPHLELLLESIPSMFQNNRTAESAFGAAVKAAFLAMKSTGGKLLVFQSVLPSLGIGSLSAREAEGRSNISAGDKEAHKLLQPADKTLKAMAMELAEYQVCVDVFLTTQTYTDIASISVIPRTTGGQVYYYYPFSALSDDPAKLYNDLRWNVTRPQGFEAVMRVRCSQGVQVQEYHGNFCKRIPTDVDLPGIDCDKSIMVTLKHDDKLQDGSECSFQCALLYTTVYGQRRIRVMTLSLPCTSNLSNLFRAADLDTQFACFSKQAADQIPTTPVVLVREQVINLCVNVLLAYRKFCATVSSSGQLILPEALKLLPLYILALTKSIGFKADGRIDDRSFWINHISSLATPLVVPLVYPRMMAIHDLDSNEGDESIIPQSLPLTSENISDDGIYLLENGEDALIYIGNSVDTNILQQLFGFSSVDEIPTQFVLQQHGNPLSKKLNDVVDEIRRQRCSYLRLRLCKKGDQSGMTFLSYMVEDKNPTGGLSYVEFLVHIHRQIQVKMT